From Miscanthus floridulus cultivar M001 chromosome 15, ASM1932011v1, whole genome shotgun sequence, the proteins below share one genomic window:
- the LOC136508746 gene encoding disease resistance protein RGA5-like, giving the protein MEETWCDRCTKCWYVAMPGLATPFGTGTPVPRGAGNLKASRTLGRVDIGSGNAQIKEIKKLTQLRKLKVTGINKKNCHEFCSALEALSCLESLSMSSSGNQDDLSCLSDAVFSCPNNLRTLMLSSYLGKMPAWIMHLRNLVKVRLMCTHLTDSDGTMQLLGNLPSLAILYLGSYTFDVEGLCLDFLPEAFPCLVALDLCSAHRRAGQGEIKSVEFKQGTAPKLEMLEFRYRYDVIINDGLFSGLASLRSLKKFQLGIRSFEGNEPFVEHVRAQLALNQKRPVLI; this is encoded by the coding sequence ATGGAGGAGACCTGGTGTGATAGGTGCACTAAATGCTGGTATGTCGCGATGCCTGGCCTAGCGACGCCTTTTGGAACTGGTACTCCTGTGCCGAGAGGTGCGGGGAATCTGAAGGCCTCGCGCACACTAGGTCGAGTGGACATCGGAAGTGGGAACGCCCAAATAAAGGAAATAAAAAAGCTTACTCAGTTGCGCAAGTTGAAGGTCACCGGTATCAACAAGAAAAATTGTCATGAGTTCTGTTCCGCTCTTGAGGCTCTCAGCTGCCTGGAATCATTGTCAATGTCTTCATCAGGGAATCAAGATGATTTAAGTTGCCTTTCAGATGCTGTATTCTCGTGTCCCAATAACCTCCGTACCCTCATGCTGTCTAGCTATCTGGGCAAAATGCCGGCATGGATCATGCACCTCCGGAACCTCGTGAAGGTGAGGCTAATGTGTACCCATCTAACGGATTCTGATGGCACCATGCAACTCCTTGGCAATCTTCCATCCCTAGCCATCCTATATTTAGGGAGTTACACATTCGATGTTGAGGGACTCTGTCTCGATTTCCTACCGGAGGCATTCCCTTGTCTAGTGGCGCTAGACCTGTGTAGCGCACACAGAAGAGCAGGCCAAGGTGAGATCAAATCTGTGGAGTTCAAACAAGGAACAGCACCTAAGCTTGAGATGCTCGAGTTCAGATATCGTTACGATGTAATAATCAATGATGGGTTGTTTTCTGGGCTAGCATCCCTCCGAAGCCTGAAGAAATTTCAGCTGGGCATCCGCAGTTTCGAAGGCAACGAACCGTTTGTGGAACACGTACGAGCCCAGCTTGCCTTGAATCAAAAGCGGCCCGTTTTGATATAG
- the LOC136508744 gene encoding uncharacterized protein, whose amino-acid sequence METTVLSLGKSVLDGALGYAKSAVAEEVALQLGVQRDHVFIREELEMMRAFLRAAHDERREDHQVLMTWVKQVRDVAYDAEDCLQDCSIHLKKPSWWRRPSTLRERHRNAKKMKELRARVEDVSQRNLRYQLINSAGSKSGDGAEVSGAAAMSGMEEALWQQNKSKADLIRLINKKDEDLRVIGVWGTSDVLGEKSIIERAYNGLKRDRKFQYHAWISMVRPLNTTAILLDIVMQFAVDSLKEETKKHASDPEVQDLRRLWVAKEDDLAEEFRKFLNEKSYLIVVNDLSTMDEWDQIRTCFPTNKKGSRLLVCTEHVKVASLCVEPSTMLPEHKQLFPDKDLYAFYDKGSQDITCSVDPGPSSTIDTLDDSNSGNGKYLTHMETNVTAFKESKLIGRQNEKSQILKLISSEISQDFEVISVWGMGGLGKTTLVKDVYQSQELNAMFDKRACVTVKRPFNPTEVLNSLAEQLSGEKQWNHDILDGKKYLIVLDDLFTTKEWDDIQSHFPRMVTESRIIVTTRLNKIAQHCSLKMTHIVDLKVLEEKDAHDLFTEKVFGKITNLNEECPELHEEAELIMKKCKGLPLAIVTIGGFLAKQSKTPMEWKKLNSHIGAELEMNEGLRNIKSVLSKSFDGLPYHLKPCFLYLSIFPEDQDIKRNCLVHRWIAEGYSTEVLGKSAAEIAESHFHATH is encoded by the exons ATGGAGACCACGGTGCTGAGCTTGGGCAAGTCCGTGCTGGATGGAGCGCTTGGCTATGCCAAATCCGCTGTGGCGGAGGAGGTCGCCTTGCAGCTCGGCGTCCAGCGCGACCATGTTTTCATCAGGGAAGAGCTTGAGATGATGCGTGCTTTCCTGAGGGCTGCACACGACGAGCGGCGAGAAGACCACCAGGTGCTCATGACCTGGGTGAAGCAAGTACGTGATGTGGCCTACGACGCCGAGGATTGCCTCCAAGACTGTTCCATTCATCTCAAGAAGCCATCGTGGTGGCGTCGCCCAAGCACACTGCGGGAGCGCCACCGCAACGCCAAGAAGATGAAGGAGCTGAGAGCCAGGGTCGAGGACGTGAGCCAGAGAAACCTGCGCTACCAACTCATCAATAGTGCCGGCTCTAAGTCTGGAGACGGTGCTGAGGTATCTGGTGCAGCAGCAATGTCAGGCATGGAGGAAGCACTGTGGCAGCAGAACAAGTCCAAAGCGGATCTCATTCGACTGATCAACAAGAAGGATGAGGACCTTAGAGTGATCGGTGTATGGGGAACAAGTGATGTTCTCGGGGAGAAATCCATCATCGAGAGAGCATACAATGGCCTCAAAAGGGACAGGAAGTTCCAGTACCACGCCTGGATCAGTATGGTGCGTCCTCTCAATACAACAGCGATTCTTCTAGATATTGTGATGCAGTTTGCTGTAGATTCTCTCAAGGAAGAAACAAAGAAACATGCCTCAGATCCTGAAGTTCAAGACCTGCGCAGGTTGTGGGTGGCCAAGGAAGATGATTTGGCTGAAGAGTTCAGGAAGTTCTTGAATGAGAAGAGTTACCTGATTGTGGTTAATGACCTATCCACTATGGATGAGTGGGACCAGATCAGAACATGTTTCCCGACTAACAAGAAAGGAAGTCGACTCCTGGTGTGCACGGAGCATGTAAAAGTTGCAAGCTTGTGTGTGGAGCCATCGACTATGCTACCAGAGCACAAGCAATTGTTCCCTGATAAAGACCTCTATGCTTTCTATGACAAG GGTTCACAAGATATAACATGTTCAGTGGATCCGGGGCCTAGCTCAACCATAGACACTCTTGATGACAGTAACTCTGGGAATGGAAAGTATCTCACTCACATGGAGACAAATGTAACTGCTTTTAAGGAATCTAAGCTCATCGGGCGACAGAATGAAAAgtc ACAAATTCTCAAGTTGATTTCAAGTGAAATTAGCCAAGATTTTGAGGTTATCTCTGTATGGGGAATGGGTGGTCTTGGCAAAACCACACTGGTTAAAGATGTCTATCAGAGCCAAGAGCTCAACGCTATGTTTGACAAGCGTGCTTGTGTCACAGTAAAGCGGCCTTTCAATCCTACAGAAGTTCTCAATAGTTTGGCTGAGCAACTGAGTGGTGAGAAGCAATGGAACCATGACATTTTAGATGGAAAAAAATACTTGATTGTTCTTGATGATTTATTTACCACCAAAGAATGGGATGATATACAGAGTCATTTCCCTAGAATGGTAACAGAAAGCCGGATCATAGTCACCACAAGGTTAAATAAAATTGCTCAGCATTGTTCATTAAAGATGACGCACATTGTGGACCTTAAAGTCCTAGAAGAAAAGGACGCACATGACCTCTTCACAGAGAAG GTATTTGGGAAGATTACAAATTTAAATGAGGAATGCCCTGAGTTGCATGAAGAGGCTGAATTGATTATGAAGAAGTGCAAAGGACTTCCCCTTGCAATAGTGACCATAGGTGGCTTCTTGGCGAAGCAATCAAAAACTCCCATGGAGTGGAAAAAATTGAATTCACATATCGGTGCTGAGTTGGAGATGAATGAAGGGCTTAGAAATATTAAAAGTGTCCTCAGTAAGAGCTTTGATGGTTTACCTTACCATCTGAAGCCTTGTTTCTTATATCTGTCTATCTTTCCTGAAGACCAAGATATTAAACGAAACTGCTTGGTGCACCGGTGGATTGCTGAGGGTTACTCAACAGAGGTGCTTGGTAAGTCTGCTGCAGAAATAGCTGAGAGCCACTTTCATGCAACTCATTGA
- the LOC136508745 gene encoding putative pentatricopeptide repeat-containing protein At5g43820 translates to MAARRLLFLQSCRSYSTSASAEDMVISSLRFLPSPTITNPPPLPTILHSTDSPPDPHTPLTSILLSAADRLRGVFLRKPPGRTALHQALSSTGIGATMALSPDVLANVVNAGDLSGAATITFFDWVVTNSKPPPSVHTCNIVIRALGRKKFFDFLDDALQIMRRNNIFPDLTTLEVIIDSLVAARHVSRAVEVLSTDQFGFGIGKACHRKEAFTVLIRCLCRRSHVGLASSLLQAARKELLGLDSDVYNDVMGGWARFGSVDKLQEVWTKMQEDGLVPNEVSHCHLIEGLGRAGQTEDALREFKNMVHGRYGPTTMAYNALIFNFISVGDLDSCIKYYKDMLEKNCPPNINTYSKMIKAFLRGRRVADALHMFDDMLAQGVVLNTGMITSFINPLCTFGPPHAALMIYKKSRKAGCVISLKAYKLLLERLAKFGKSGIVLDIWEEMQECGYQPDKEIYEFIVNGLCNVGKVDAAVSVVEESLRNGFCLGRVVYSKLNNKLLEMDKVETAHNLFKKVKHARALTNSRNYCRANGWHS, encoded by the coding sequence ATGGCGGCCCGgcgcctcctcttcctccaaAGTTGCCGCAGCTACTCTACCTCAGCCTCAGCTGAGGACATGGTCATCTCCTCCCTCCGCTTCCTCCCCTCCCCTACCATTACCAATCCACCTCCACTCcctactattcttcattctaccGACTCTCCTCCTGACCCCCATACACCGCTTACCTCCATACTCCTATCTGCCGCAGATCGCCTCCGTGGGGTCTTCCTCCGCAAGCCCCCTGGCCGCACTGCGCTCCACCAGGCGCTATCCTCCACAGGCATTGGAGCTACCATGGCGCTCTCACCAGATGTTCTTGCCAATGTCGTTAACGCCGGCGACCTCAGTGGTGCCGCCACCATCACTTTCTTCGATTGGGTGGTCACTAACTCCAAGCCTCCCCCATCCGTCCACACCTGCAACATTGTCATCAGGGCATTGGGGAGGAAGAAATTCTTTGATTTTCTGGATGACGCCCTTCAGATCATGCGCAGAAACAACATCTTTCCAGACCTGACCACGCTGGAGGTCATCATTGATAGCCTAGTTGCCGCCAGGCATGTCAGTAGGGCTGTTGAGGTGCTCAGTACCGACCAATTTGGATTTGGGATTGGGAAAGCCTGCCACAGAAAGGAGGCATTTACTGTCCTCATCAGGTGTCTTTGCCGGAGGTCACATGTTGGTCTTGCTAGCTCGCTCTTGCAGGCTGCTCGTAAGGAGTTGCTTGGTCTTGATAGCGATGTGTACAATGATGTCATGGGTGGCTGGGCGAGGTTTGGGAGTGTTGATAAATTGCAGGAGGTTTGGACAAAGATGCAGGAGGATGGGCTGGTTCCAAATGAGGTTTCACATTGCCATCTAATTGAGGGATTGGGTAGAGCCGGGCAGACTGAGGACGCACTCAGAGAGTTTAAGAATATGGTACATGGGAGATATGGTCCAACTACGATGGCCTACAATGCACTTATTTTCAATTTTATTTCCGTTGGGGATTTGGACAGTTGCATCAAGTATTACAAGGATATGTTGGAAAAGAATTGTCCCCCAAACATCAACACATACTCCAAGATGATTAAAGCCTTTTTGAGAGGCCGCAGGGTAGCTGATGCACTCCACATGTTTGATGACATGTTGGCCCAAGGAGTTGTGCTAAATACCGGGATGATAACATCATTTATCAATCCATTGTGTACATTTGGACCGCCTCACGCTGCTTTGATGATTTACAAAAAGAGTAGGAAAGCTGGTTGTGTAATATCCTTGAAAGCTTATAAGCTTTTGCTAGAAAGGCTCGCTAAATTTGGGAAGAGTGGAATTGTTTTGGACATTTGGGAAGAGATGCAGGAGTGTGGATATCAACCTGATAAGGAGATTTACGAGTTTATTGTAAATGGGCTCTGCAATGTGGGTAAGGTTGATGCTGCTGTGTCTGTGGTGGAGGAATCACTTAGGAATGGCTTCTGTCTTGGGAGAGTTGTTTACAGCAAACTGAACAACAAGCTGTTGGAGATGGACAAAGTTGAGACCGCACATAATTTGTTCAAGAAAGTCAAACATGCACGTGCACTTACTAATTCACGCAATTATTGTCGTGCTAATGGTTGGCATTCCTGA
- the LOC136507979 gene encoding uncharacterized protein has translation MSGMASDDAPAQVSVEGDVSDKKVEEVQDQNEVGGMPSRQEEEAVIKKKYGGILPRKTPLISKDHERAYFDSADWALGKQGGVPNKPKGPLEALRPKLQPTQQNARARRTSYASADSDETLNLSPEDLVPQGEPSQQGEPVEDKNKE, from the exons ATGTCTGGGATGGCATCTGATGATGCACCTGCCCAAGTGAGTGTTGAAGGAGATGTTTCAGATAAAAAGGTGGAAGAAGTTCAAGACCAGAATGAAGTGGGTGGGATGCCCTCACGACAAGAGGAA GAGGCGGTAATTAAGAAAAAGTATGGAGGAATATTGCCCAGAAAGACTCCACTTATATCTAAG GACCATGAACGAGCTTACTTTGATTCTGCTGATTGGGCTCTAGGAAAG CAAGGTGGTGTTCCCAACAAGCCTAAAGGTCCTCTTGAAGCACTTCGACCAAAGCTTCAG CCTACTCAACAGAATGCCCGTGCCCGTCGAACTTCTTATGCATCTGCGGACAGTGATG AGACTTTGAACTTGTCTCCTGAGGATCTGGTCCCGCAAGGAGAGCCCAGCCAGCAAGGAGAACCCGTCGAGGACAAGAACAAAGAATAA